GAGACTCATCCGCAATTTGTTTGAAAAAAACGCCGACCCCCGCTCCCCCTCCAAAATAGAGAGGAAACTCACTGTTGGCATCGGGAAAGGTGATCACGGGCATTAAGCTCATCTTGAGAACATTTCCCTCACGAAACTTATAGGAATTGAAGTCAACTCGAAGGAGTAGATCCATGGAGTTGACCCACTCCCCCATGCGATAGGTCACTCCGGCGGTGAGCTGACCCATGTCTTTGTTGTCCTTGCCCCCCCACTTATAGGCATTTTCATCCGTGTACACCCCAAGATGCAAACCCAGGTAGCGAGCCTTCTTGGTTGCCCCAGCAGGATTCCGATTGGACTCCTCCCCTTTCTCAGACTCTCCAGCCCCTCCCTTCGTGCGCTCGGAGAAATAGCGAGCGGCTGCCTTCTTTCCAATATTAGATTCGGCCGGAGGAACCTCATCCCTTCCCAAGGCCGTGCCAGCACTCCACATTGCAATGAAAAAGACCCCACAAAAAATGGTGAAAAAAATAACAGACCGCGGAGGGCTTCTCCGAGAGAGGCTCTCATTTTGAATAAGGGTGCTCATGGGGTCGTATTGTGATTGATTTTCGCTCTTCCATCAAAGGTTTTTTGCTACGTGGCAATTTTCTACATGATTGTTAGCTCGCAGGAGTGGGTCCGCCTTGACGCCTTGACCCCTTTAGCGTTCTGCACTACAACTGGCAGCTATTCTATGGAAGGTAACTGCCAATGAAATGTCCGCAGTGCGATCACCCGGAAAGTCGGGTTTTGGACACGAGAGTTCAAAAAGAGGGCGAGATTCGCCGTCGCCGCGAATGCCTGCAGTGTAAATTTCGATTTACAACCGGGGAGTCCATTTTATTGAACTTTCCCATGATTGTTAAGAAAGACGGGCGTCGGGAATCTTTTTCAAAAGATAAGCTCTTTCGGGGTCTCCAACGCGCCTGCCAAAAACGGCCGATCAGCCTATCGCAGGTGGAACAGGTTGTTTCGAGAATCTCAAGGTTAGTCCTTGAGGCTTCCGAAAAAGAAGTGCCTGCCGAATACATTGGTCAACACGTCATTCGAGAGCTACGAGAACTGGACCACGTCGCCTATGTGCGATTTGCGAGTGTGTATAAAACATTTCGCGACATTCAGGAATTTGTAGAAAGTCTCGAAGAAAGCCTCGAAAATGAAGAGCGAGTACCCTTATGAAATCAGCGCCCATTCGCCGACAGTCAAGAGAACTCGCTCTTCAAGTATTGTTTCAACAGGAATTCTCACCAGGACTCGATTATCATTCTGGCCTTGAGACTTTCCGCGGAAATTTTGCGGCGCCTCTTGAGGTCTGGAAGTACGCCGAACACCTCCTTGCGGGAATTCAAGACAAAAGAGAGCAGATCGATCAACTCATTTCGAAGAGTGCAGACAATTGGTCGATTGCCAGGATGGCACTCGTCGACCTCAACCTAATGAGGATTGCCGTATTTGAGATGGCCTTTAGCAATGAGGTCGTTCCGCCACCTGTCGCAATCAATGAAGCTCTGGAAATCACGAAAAAATATGGAACCAATGATTCAGCAAAGTTCATTAACGCCGTCTTGGATCAGATCAAACAACGAGATCCTTGACCGGCATATAAAATAGGAATCA
This region of Bdellovibrionales bacterium genomic DNA includes:
- the nrdR gene encoding transcriptional repressor NrdR; protein product: MKCPQCDHPESRVLDTRVQKEGEIRRRRECLQCKFRFTTGESILLNFPMIVKKDGRRESFSKDKLFRGLQRACQKRPISLSQVEQVVSRISRLVLEASEKEVPAEYIGQHVIRELRELDHVAYVRFASVYKTFRDIQEFVESLEESLENEERVPL
- the nusB gene encoding transcription antitermination factor NusB, which codes for MKSAPIRRQSRELALQVLFQQEFSPGLDYHSGLETFRGNFAAPLEVWKYAEHLLAGIQDKREQIDQLISKSADNWSIARMALVDLNLMRIAVFEMAFSNEVVPPPVAINEALEITKKYGTNDSAKFINAVLDQIKQRDP